A region from the Mesorhizobium sp. J8 genome encodes:
- the nusA gene encoding transcription termination factor NusA, translating to MVVSANRLELLQIADAVAREKSIDKQIVIAAMADAIQKAARSRYGQETNIRADINPNTGEMKLQRLMEVVDKVEDYATQIALSTARERNPDAQIGDFIAEQLPPMDFGRIAAQSAKQVIVQKVREAERDRQYDEYKDRIGEIVNGTVKRVEYGNVIVDLGRGEAIIRRDELIPRENYKYGDRVRAYVYDVRREQRGPQIFLSRTHPQFMAKLFTMEVPEIYDGIIEIKSVARDPGSRAKIAVISRDSSIDPVGACVGMRGSRVQAVVGELQGEKIDIIPWSPSAASFIVNALQPAEVAKVVLDEDAERIEVVVPDDQLSLAIGRRGQNVRLASQLTGWDIDILTEQEESERRQKEFVERSALFMEALDVDEMVGQVLASEGFTSVEEVAYVDSGEISSIDGFDEDTASEIQTRAREYLEKIEAEHDEKRKALGVKDELREIPGITTAMMVTLGEDGVKTIEDFAGYAADDLIGWKERKDGETKVYPGVLASHGVSRAEAEQMVLAARKKAGWITEEELAAEQAAAGETVGA from the coding sequence ATGGTTGTAAGCGCCAACAGGCTTGAACTGCTGCAGATCGCCGACGCGGTCGCGCGTGAAAAGTCCATCGACAAGCAGATCGTCATCGCCGCCATGGCCGATGCGATCCAGAAGGCGGCGCGCTCCCGCTACGGCCAGGAGACCAACATCCGCGCGGACATCAACCCGAACACCGGCGAGATGAAGCTGCAGCGGCTGATGGAAGTGGTCGATAAGGTCGAGGACTACGCGACGCAGATCGCGCTTTCCACGGCCCGCGAGCGCAATCCCGACGCCCAGATCGGCGACTTCATCGCCGAGCAGCTGCCGCCGATGGATTTCGGCCGCATCGCCGCCCAGTCGGCCAAGCAGGTCATCGTGCAGAAGGTGCGCGAGGCCGAGCGTGACCGCCAATATGACGAGTACAAAGACCGCATCGGCGAAATCGTCAACGGCACCGTCAAGCGCGTCGAATACGGCAATGTCATCGTCGATCTCGGCCGTGGCGAGGCGATCATCCGCCGCGACGAACTGATCCCGCGCGAGAACTACAAATATGGCGACCGCGTCCGCGCCTATGTCTACGACGTGCGCCGCGAGCAGCGCGGCCCGCAGATCTTCCTGTCGCGCACGCATCCGCAGTTCATGGCCAAGCTCTTCACCATGGAAGTGCCGGAAATCTACGACGGCATCATCGAGATCAAGTCGGTCGCCCGCGATCCGGGCTCCCGCGCCAAGATCGCCGTCATCTCGCGCGATTCTTCGATCGATCCGGTCGGCGCCTGCGTCGGCATGCGCGGCAGCCGCGTCCAGGCGGTGGTCGGCGAGTTGCAGGGCGAGAAGATCGACATCATTCCGTGGTCGCCGTCGGCCGCTTCCTTCATCGTCAACGCGCTGCAGCCGGCCGAAGTCGCCAAGGTGGTGCTGGACGAGGATGCCGAGCGCATCGAGGTGGTGGTGCCGGACGACCAGCTGTCGCTGGCCATTGGCCGCCGCGGCCAGAACGTGCGGCTCGCCTCGCAGCTCACCGGCTGGGATATCGACATCCTGACCGAACAGGAGGAGAGCGAGCGTCGCCAGAAGGAATTCGTCGAGCGTTCGGCGCTGTTCATGGAAGCTCTCGACGTCGACGAGATGGTCGGCCAGGTGCTCGCCTCCGAAGGCTTCACCAGCGTCGAGGAAGTCGCCTATGTCGACTCCGGCGAAATCTCCTCGATCGACGGCTTCGACGAGGACACCGCTTCGGAGATCCAGACCCGCGCCCGCGAATATCTGGAAAAGATCGAGGCCGAGCACGACGAAAAGCGCAAGGCGCTGGGCGTCAAGGACGAGTTGCGTGAGATCCCCGGCATCACCACCGCCATGATGGTGACGCTCGGCGAGGACGGCGTGAAGACCATCGAGGACTTCGCCGGCTATGCCGCGGACGACCTGATCGGCTGGAAAGAGCGCAAGGACGGTGAGACCAAGGTCTATCCGGGCGTGCTCGCCAGCCACGGCGTCTCGCGCGCCGAGGCCGAGCAGATGGTGCTTGCCGCCCGTAAGAAGGCCGGCTGGATCACCGAGGAAGAGCTCGCCGCCGAGCAGGCAGCGGCCGGCGAAACCGTCGGTGCGTGA
- a CDS encoding RNA-binding protein, whose product MNDRTCIVTRRQAEADELIRFVVGPDSAVVPDIKRNLPGRGCWVTADRLHIDKAAAKNLFARAFKAQVTVPADIGGMVDGLLSRSALGMLGLARKAGAVVLGAAKVEGAVRDGQALLVLHATEASDDGVRKISQARRATVHLGGPAILAYKLFSEAELSLALGGTNVIHAAVLAQDAGLAVEKRVVALDRYRGGTPNDLAMLAAVADEDDAAEDME is encoded by the coding sequence ATGAACGATCGCACTTGCATCGTTACGCGCAGGCAGGCCGAAGCGGATGAACTGATCCGCTTCGTCGTCGGCCCGGATTCGGCCGTCGTTCCGGACATCAAGAGAAATCTGCCCGGCCGCGGTTGCTGGGTCACCGCCGATCGCCTACATATCGACAAGGCAGCGGCGAAGAACCTGTTTGCCCGTGCATTCAAGGCACAGGTGACCGTTCCGGCCGATATCGGCGGCATGGTCGACGGGCTGCTCTCCAGATCCGCTCTGGGCATGCTCGGCCTTGCCCGCAAGGCGGGCGCCGTCGTTCTTGGCGCCGCCAAGGTCGAGGGCGCGGTGCGCGACGGGCAGGCGCTGCTGGTGCTGCATGCGACCGAGGCCTCGGACGATGGCGTCCGCAAGATCAGTCAGGCGCGGCGGGCAACCGTCCATCTTGGCGGTCCGGCCATCCTTGCCTACAAACTTTTCTCCGAGGCCGAGTTGAGCTTGGCATTGGGGGGCACAAATGTGATACATGCTGCCGTCCTCGCGCAGGACGCGGGACTGGCGGTTGAGAAGCGCGTTGTTGCGCTCGACCGATATCGGGGCGGTACCCCGAACGATCTGGCAATGCTTGCGGCCGTTGCTGACGAAGATGATGCCGCAGAGGATATGGAATGA
- the infB gene encoding translation initiation factor IF-2 gives MNDTKSGDDKTLSVTPKKTLTLKRPGLEQGTVRQNFSHGRTKSVVVETKKRKFSLPGDKPEPVAPSVFTPKPAAAPVAAAPAVQEAPKAPPPPAERSGMVLNELSRGEMEARRRALEGSKAREAEDRQRALEESKRRAEEEERRKREREESARRQAEEEARLQAEAESRRRAEEEARRRAPLAADVATADDEEEAKPRRSGTGGAASAPARRLATPEVARPARPAKGEDDRRRGKLTLNSALSDDDARGRSLSSMRRRQEKFKRALHNEPREKVMREVILPETITIQELAQRMSERAVDVVKYFMKQGQILKPGDVIDADTAELVASEFGHTVRRVAESDIEEGLFNIADRPEDLVSRPPVVTIMGHVDHGKTSLLDAIRNANVVSGEAGGITQHIGAYQIEKDGHKITFIDTPGHAAFTAMRARGAQVTDIAVLVVAADDSVMPQTIESINHAKAAGVPIIVAINKIDKRDADPQKVRTELLRHEVFVESMGGEVLDVEVSATKGTNIDKLLEAILLQAEVLDLKANPDRTAEGAVIEAKLDKGRGSVATVLVQTGTLMPGDIIVAGNEWGRVRALVNDRGDHVPEAPPAMPVEVLGLQGTPLAGDRFAVVNNEARAREITEYRQRLARDKAVAKHAGQRGSLEQMMSQLQTSGLKEFPLVIKGDVQGSIEAINAALEKLGNDEVRVRIVHSGAGGITESDVSLAETSGAAIIGFNVRANAQARTAAAAAGIEIRYYSIIYNLVDDVKAALSGMLSPERRETFIGNAEILEIFDISKVGKIAGCRVTEGKVERGAGVRLIRDNVVVHEGTLKTLKRFKDEVAEVPAGQECGMAFQNYEDMRVGDVIECFRVEMVSRTL, from the coding sequence ATGAACGATACGAAATCGGGCGACGACAAGACGTTGAGCGTTACGCCGAAGAAGACCTTGACGCTGAAGCGCCCCGGCCTTGAGCAGGGCACCGTGCGCCAGAATTTCTCGCATGGCCGCACCAAGTCGGTCGTGGTCGAGACCAAGAAGCGCAAGTTCTCGCTGCCTGGCGACAAGCCGGAGCCGGTGGCGCCGTCGGTGTTCACGCCCAAGCCCGCCGCTGCTCCTGTCGCCGCCGCGCCTGCCGTGCAGGAAGCGCCCAAGGCGCCGCCTCCGCCGGCCGAGCGTTCCGGCATGGTTCTGAACGAACTCTCGCGCGGCGAGATGGAAGCGCGCCGCAGGGCGCTGGAAGGGTCCAAGGCCCGCGAGGCCGAGGATCGGCAGCGTGCTCTGGAAGAGAGCAAGCGCCGCGCCGAGGAGGAAGAACGCCGCAAGCGCGAGCGCGAGGAATCCGCGCGCCGTCAGGCCGAGGAAGAAGCGCGCCTCCAGGCCGAAGCCGAATCCCGGCGCCGCGCCGAGGAAGAGGCTCGCCGCCGCGCACCGCTGGCCGCCGACGTCGCCACGGCCGATGACGAGGAAGAGGCCAAGCCCAGGCGCTCAGGCACCGGTGGTGCGGCCAGTGCGCCGGCGCGCCGCCTCGCCACGCCCGAAGTGGCTCGTCCGGCCAGGCCCGCCAAGGGCGAGGACGACCGCCGCCGCGGCAAGCTGACACTGAACTCGGCGCTGTCGGATGACGATGCGCGCGGACGCTCGCTGTCTTCGATGCGCCGCCGCCAGGAGAAGTTCAAACGCGCGCTGCACAACGAGCCGCGCGAGAAAGTCATGCGCGAAGTGATCCTGCCCGAAACCATCACCATCCAGGAACTGGCGCAGCGCATGTCCGAACGCGCCGTGGACGTGGTCAAGTACTTCATGAAGCAGGGCCAGATCCTGAAGCCGGGCGACGTCATCGACGCCGACACGGCCGAGCTGGTGGCTTCCGAATTCGGCCACACGGTCCGCCGTGTCGCCGAGTCCGACATCGAGGAAGGATTGTTCAACATCGCCGACCGGCCTGAAGATCTGGTATCGCGCCCGCCGGTCGTGACCATCATGGGCCATGTCGATCACGGCAAGACCTCGCTGCTCGACGCCATCCGCAACGCCAATGTCGTCTCCGGCGAGGCCGGCGGCATCACCCAGCATATCGGCGCCTATCAGATCGAGAAGGACGGCCACAAGATCACCTTCATCGATACGCCCGGCCACGCCGCCTTCACGGCCATGCGCGCCCGCGGCGCCCAGGTCACCGACATCGCGGTGCTGGTGGTGGCTGCCGACGACAGCGTGATGCCGCAGACGATCGAATCGATCAATCACGCCAAGGCGGCCGGCGTGCCGATCATCGTGGCGATCAACAAGATCGACAAGCGCGACGCCGACCCTCAGAAGGTTCGGACGGAACTGCTGCGCCACGAAGTGTTCGTGGAATCGATGGGCGGCGAGGTTCTTGACGTCGAGGTTTCGGCGACCAAGGGCACCAACATCGACAAGTTGCTCGAGGCGATCCTGTTGCAGGCCGAAGTCCTCGACCTCAAGGCCAATCCCGACCGCACCGCCGAAGGCGCGGTGATCGAGGCCAAGCTCGACAAGGGCCGTGGCTCGGTCGCTACCGTCCTGGTGCAGACCGGCACGCTGATGCCGGGCGACATCATCGTCGCCGGCAATGAGTGGGGCCGCGTGCGCGCGCTGGTGAACGACCGCGGCGATCACGTTCCGGAAGCGCCCCCCGCGATGCCGGTCGAGGTGCTCGGCCTTCAGGGCACGCCGCTGGCCGGCGACCGCTTCGCCGTCGTCAACAACGAGGCCCGCGCCCGCGAGATCACCGAATATCGCCAGCGCCTGGCCCGCGACAAGGCGGTTGCCAAGCATGCCGGCCAGCGCGGTTCGCTCGAGCAGATGATGTCGCAGTTGCAGACGAGCGGACTGAAGGAGTTTCCGCTGGTCATCAAGGGCGACGTGCAGGGCTCCATCGAGGCGATCAATGCCGCTCTCGAAAAGCTCGGCAACGACGAGGTGAGGGTGCGGATCGTCCATTCGGGCGCCGGCGGCATCACCGAGAGCGACGTCTCGCTGGCCGAGACGTCGGGTGCCGCGATCATCGGCTTCAACGTCCGCGCCAACGCGCAGGCGCGCACTGCGGCTGCTGCCGCGGGCATCGAGATCCGCTACTACTCGATCATCTACAACCTTGTCGACGACGTGAAGGCCGCCCTTTCCGGCATGCTTTCTCCGGAGCGGCGCGAGACCTTCATCGGCAATGCCGAGATCCTGGAGATCTTCGACATCTCGAAGGTCGGCAAGATCGCCGGCTGCCGCGTCACCGAGGGCAAGGTCGAGCGTGGCGCGGGCGTGCGCCTGATCCGCGACAACGTCGTCGTCCACGAAGGCACGCTGAAGACGCTGAAGCGCTTCAAGGACGAGGTTGCGGAAGTGCCGGCCGGCCAGGAGTGCGGCATGGCCTTCCAGAACTACGAGGACATGCGCGTCGGTGACGTCATCGAGTGCTTCCGCGTCGAGATGGTGAGCAGGACGCTCTAA
- the rbfA gene encoding 30S ribosome-binding factor RbfA codes for MSRSTQSGPSQRMLRVGEQVRHALSETLQRGEIIDPVIENSVVSVSEVRMSPDLKIATAFVSPLGAGDDNAVVEALNRHAKFIRGRVSGALRQMKYMPEFRFRLDTSFDNFAKINELLKSPEVARDLGDGKNNDKDED; via the coding sequence ATGTCCCGTTCGACACAGTCAGGCCCCTCCCAGCGCATGCTGCGCGTCGGCGAGCAGGTGCGCCATGCCCTTTCCGAGACCTTGCAGCGCGGCGAGATCATCGATCCAGTGATCGAGAACAGCGTCGTCTCGGTCTCCGAGGTGCGCATGTCGCCCGATCTCAAGATCGCCACCGCCTTCGTCTCGCCGCTTGGCGCGGGCGATGACAACGCCGTGGTCGAGGCGCTCAACAGGCATGCGAAGTTCATCCGCGGCCGTGTTTCCGGCGCGTTGAGGCAGATGAAGTACATGCCGGAATTTCGCTTCCGGCTCGATACCTCCTTCGACAATTTCGCGAAGATCAATGAACTGCTGAAATCGCCCGAAGTCGCGCGCGATCTCGGCGACGGCAAGAACAACGACAAGGACGAGGACTAG
- the truB gene encoding tRNA pseudouridine(55) synthase TruB, producing MARRGKKKGRPVSGWVVLDKPVGMGSTEAVSKIKWLFQAEKAGHAGTLDPLASGMLPIALGEATKTVPYVQDGAKVYRFTVAWGEERSTDDLEGPVTNSSDRRPTEAELRALLPKYIGVIMQTPPQFSAIKIAGERAYDLARDGETVEIPAREIEIGRLDIVEHGTDKTVFEVECGKGTYVRSLARDMGRDLGCFGHIAELRRVEVEPFTPEDFVTVAELEAARFGGRTEAGPDEAAIPVDFSAIDALLVETAVALDCLPQVAVSDDAATKIRLGNPVIIRGRDAPVEAEEACATARGKLVAIGAIEQGMFKPKRVFAG from the coding sequence TTGGCGCGTCGCGGCAAGAAGAAGGGGCGGCCGGTCTCCGGCTGGGTGGTGCTGGACAAGCCGGTGGGCATGGGCTCGACCGAGGCCGTGTCAAAGATCAAATGGCTGTTCCAGGCCGAAAAGGCCGGCCATGCCGGCACGCTCGATCCGCTCGCCTCGGGCATGCTGCCGATCGCGCTCGGCGAGGCGACCAAGACCGTGCCTTATGTTCAGGACGGCGCCAAGGTCTACCGCTTCACCGTCGCCTGGGGCGAAGAACGCTCGACCGACGATCTCGAAGGTCCCGTGACCAACAGCTCCGACCGTCGTCCGACCGAGGCCGAGCTGCGGGCGCTGCTGCCCAAATACATCGGCGTCATCATGCAGACGCCGCCGCAATTTTCGGCCATCAAGATCGCCGGCGAGCGTGCCTACGACCTCGCCCGCGACGGCGAGACGGTCGAGATACCCGCGCGGGAAATCGAGATCGGCCGTTTGGATATCGTCGAGCATGGCACCGACAAAACCGTCTTCGAGGTCGAATGCGGCAAGGGCACCTACGTGCGCTCGCTGGCTCGCGACATGGGTCGCGACCTTGGCTGCTTCGGCCATATCGCCGAATTGCGCCGTGTCGAGGTCGAGCCGTTCACGCCGGAGGATTTCGTCACGGTAGCCGAGCTGGAAGCGGCCCGCTTCGGCGGCAGGACGGAAGCTGGCCCGGACGAAGCCGCGATCCCGGTCGATTTCAGCGCCATCGATGCGCTGCTCGTCGAAACGGCGGTGGCGCTCGACTGCCTGCCGCAGGTCGCCGTCAGCGACGACGCTGCGACCAAGATCCGCCTTGGCAATCCCGTCATCATTCGTGGCCGCGATGCGCCCGTCGAGGCCGAGGAGGCCTGCGCCACCGCGCGCGGCAAGCTCGTTGCCATCGGCGCCATCGAGCAGGGCATGTTCAAGCCCAAGCGGGTCTTTGCCGGGTGA
- the corA gene encoding magnesium/cobalt transporter CorA gives MAKADTGRKRAPSKTRRPPVGASPGTLIADPAAQRSELRLTLISPRKYETIDNASIDDLNAHCEKWPVVWLDCTGLANIPLIEEIGRIFHLHPLALEDVVNTGQRPKVDFYEDHAFVVMRMIDDVTSHRYEQVALFFGGNFVVTFQEREGDPFDPVRKRIAGAMPNRLRSRGADYLAYALIDAIVDSYFPPIEAASETVDGIEDEMLNKPHKHQMRQLHELRRDANVLKGVLWPMRDALATLIRNDVPFVKAETKIFFNDTLDHSLRLIELVENQRDMLTGLIEMHVSLTQARTNDVISYLTIVSVIFMPLTFLVGVWGMNFDPQSSPWNMPELKAYYGYPAALVFMALVAAGLIAFFKWKKWL, from the coding sequence ATGGCAAAGGCTGACACCGGCAGGAAAAGGGCGCCGTCGAAAACCCGCCGGCCTCCGGTCGGCGCGTCGCCCGGCACGCTTATCGCCGATCCCGCGGCGCAGCGCAGCGAGCTTCGGCTGACGCTGATCTCGCCTCGGAAATACGAAACCATCGACAATGCATCGATCGACGACCTCAACGCCCATTGCGAGAAATGGCCTGTGGTCTGGCTGGATTGCACCGGGCTTGCCAACATACCGCTGATCGAGGAGATCGGCCGCATCTTCCACCTGCATCCGCTGGCGCTGGAGGATGTCGTCAACACCGGCCAGCGGCCCAAGGTGGATTTCTACGAGGACCATGCCTTCGTCGTCATGCGCATGATCGACGATGTCACCTCGCATCGCTACGAGCAGGTCGCGCTGTTCTTCGGCGGCAATTTCGTCGTGACCTTCCAGGAGCGCGAGGGCGATCCCTTCGATCCGGTGCGCAAGCGCATTGCCGGCGCGATGCCCAACCGGCTGCGCTCGCGCGGCGCCGATTATCTCGCTTACGCGCTGATCGATGCCATCGTTGACAGTTATTTCCCGCCCATCGAGGCGGCGAGCGAAACGGTCGACGGCATCGAGGACGAGATGCTGAACAAGCCGCACAAGCACCAGATGCGGCAGCTGCACGAGCTGAGGCGTGACGCTAACGTTCTCAAGGGCGTGCTGTGGCCGATGCGCGACGCGCTGGCGACGCTGATCCGCAACGACGTGCCGTTCGTGAAGGCGGAGACCAAGATCTTCTTCAACGACACGCTCGACCATTCGCTGCGCCTGATCGAGCTGGTCGAGAACCAGCGCGACATGCTTACCGGCCTGATCGAGATGCATGTGTCGCTGACCCAGGCCCGCACCAACGACGTCATTTCCTATCTGACGATCGTCTCGGTGATCTTCATGCCGCTGACCTTCCTGGTCGGCGTCTGGGGTATGAATTTCGATCCGCAAAGCTCGCCCTGGAACATGCCGGAGCTGAAGGCCTATTACGGCTATCCGGCGGCGTTGGTGTTCATGGCGCTGGTCGCCGCCGGTTTGATTGCATTCTTCAAATGGAAGAAGTGGCTGTGA
- the rpsO gene encoding 30S ribosomal protein S15: MSITADRKKELMTEFATAKGDTGSPEVQVAILSERIKNLTEHFKDHKKDNHSRRGLLALVSQRRSLLDYLKRKDDARYQTLIDKLGLRR, translated from the coding sequence ATGTCGATCACTGCCGATCGCAAGAAGGAATTGATGACTGAATTCGCAACCGCCAAGGGCGACACCGGATCCCCGGAAGTCCAGGTTGCCATCCTTTCCGAGCGCATCAAGAACCTGACCGAGCACTTCAAGGATCACAAGAAGGATAACCATTCCCGCCGTGGTCTGCTTGCTCTGGTCTCCCAGCGCCGCAGCCTGCTTGACTATCTCAAGCGCAAGGACGACGCGCGCTACCAGACGCTGATCGACAAGCTCGGTCTGCGTCGCTGA